One stretch of Halalkalicoccus sp. NIPERK01 DNA includes these proteins:
- a CDS encoding PadR family transcriptional regulator: MHDLTGFQRDLLLVIAGLDEPKGLDVNDELERYYGTEIRHGRLYPNLDTLVNKGLVKKGKHDLRTNKYILTDRGEREIEARLNWQLSYIPDEIKGRLEGLPQTQ, encoded by the coding sequence ATGCATGATTTAACGGGATTTCAGCGTGATCTGCTTCTGGTGATCGCTGGCCTCGACGAACCCAAAGGACTGGACGTCAACGACGAACTAGAACGATACTACGGGACGGAGATCCGCCACGGTCGTCTCTACCCCAACCTCGATACGCTCGTCAACAAGGGGTTGGTCAAGAAGGGGAAACACGACCTCAGGACGAACAAGTACATCCTGACCGACCGTGGCGAGCGCGAGATCGAGGCCCGCCTCAACTGGCAGCTCTCGTACATCCCCGACGAGATCAAGGGCCGCCTCGAAGGGCTCCCACAGACACAGTAA
- a CDS encoding PAS domain S-box protein: MTPVQVLYLGRTALPLERLLSATGADGPLVSVSAVPTVDAAISRLASLRADCLVWDIDCEANPAIERLFSLAPGLSVVVLEPRSTPECLEIYAPSVTRADEESLVEAVRSVGPSTGGNPPSPPEVVLSLLDRSADRIARIDRDGTYRSVSDGLAAELDGSSAALVGTSIADASLGDPEALAEHGRRAIESGTIQRDADDDYRYVFVPIGDEQFQLVVQDPEPADARRVEPANEFIETVLNRLTDIFFVFDLQGRFLHWNDRLTEVTGYSDEEIAAMTPMDFFVQEDYERVDSAISEIVESGDATETVRIRTRGGKLLPYEFTGSMVTREDGSPRYICGVARDVSQRRHSERALRERQQALSNLIRNLPGVVYRYRNEAGFPVEFMSEGCTTLIGYPRERLESGEVSWANDVIHPEDRDDVRRSVREALEESEQYQTTYRIRTPDGEVRWIWEQGRGVEHPDGSVEFLDGYLTEITDIVEIEEELRREKAFTESALDAQPDLFYVFAPDGEMLRWNDRFNEATGYTDEKIRSMHPIDFVGSADVPRILDAIDRVTTDHETGSIEATLVNKDGDRVPYEFTGSLIEDIGESIYDTREHDAYICGTGRDISQRITAERELEAAIEELERSNAELERFAYVASHDLKEPLRMIRSYLDLIRRRYEGELDDDADEFITYAVDGAERMRKMIDDLLTYSRIGTDDITAQRVDPNAVLDRVLDSLGLVIEEADAEITVEALPTVEGDAQQLGQLFQNLVSNAIAYSGDSRPEIHVSASEHDDGWQFSVSDNGVGIDPEQVDEVFEIFSSGAVSQSTGIGLAICKKIVRRHGGEIWVESEPGVGSTFHFTIPESKPMISDQAPETSDL, from the coding sequence ATGACTCCCGTCCAGGTCCTCTATCTCGGTCGCACGGCCCTCCCGCTGGAGCGACTGCTCTCGGCGACGGGCGCGGACGGACCGCTGGTTTCGGTGTCGGCCGTTCCGACGGTCGACGCGGCGATCTCGCGGTTGGCGTCCCTGCGGGCGGACTGTCTCGTCTGGGACATCGACTGCGAGGCGAACCCCGCGATCGAACGCCTGTTCTCGCTCGCGCCCGGCCTGTCGGTCGTCGTCCTCGAACCCCGGTCGACCCCGGAGTGTCTCGAGATCTACGCCCCCTCCGTCACCCGCGCCGACGAGGAGTCCCTGGTCGAAGCGGTTCGCTCCGTTGGCCCCTCCACGGGCGGGAACCCCCCGTCGCCGCCGGAGGTGGTCCTCTCGCTGCTGGATCGGTCGGCCGACCGGATCGCCAGGATCGACCGCGACGGGACCTACCGCTCGGTGAGCGACGGCTTGGCCGCCGAACTCGACGGTTCGTCGGCGGCGCTCGTCGGGACGTCCATCGCGGACGCGTCGCTCGGCGACCCCGAGGCGCTCGCGGAACACGGCCGCCGCGCGATCGAATCGGGGACGATCCAGCGCGACGCGGACGACGACTACCGGTACGTCTTCGTCCCCATCGGCGACGAGCAGTTCCAACTCGTCGTTCAGGACCCCGAACCCGCGGACGCCCGGCGCGTCGAACCGGCGAACGAGTTCATCGAGACCGTGCTGAACCGGCTGACCGACATCTTCTTCGTCTTCGACCTTCAGGGACGGTTCCTCCACTGGAACGACCGGCTGACCGAGGTCACGGGCTACTCCGACGAGGAGATCGCCGCCATGACGCCGATGGATTTCTTCGTCCAGGAGGACTACGAGCGGGTCGATTCGGCCATCTCGGAGATCGTCGAGTCGGGTGACGCGACCGAGACCGTCCGCATCCGGACCCGCGGCGGGAAGCTCCTGCCCTACGAGTTCACCGGATCGATGGTCACGCGCGAGGACGGCTCGCCCCGGTACATCTGCGGGGTCGCCCGCGACGTCTCACAGCGTCGCCACTCCGAGCGGGCGCTGCGCGAGCGCCAGCAGGCGCTGTCGAACCTCATCCGCAACCTCCCCGGCGTCGTCTATCGCTACCGCAACGAGGCGGGCTTCCCCGTCGAGTTCATGAGCGAGGGCTGTACGACCCTGATCGGCTATCCGCGGGAGCGCCTCGAATCCGGCGAGGTCTCGTGGGCGAACGACGTGATCCACCCCGAGGACCGCGACGACGTCCGACGGAGCGTCCGTGAAGCCCTCGAGGAGAGCGAGCAGTACCAGACCACCTACCGCATCCGGACCCCGGACGGGGAGGTCCGCTGGATCTGGGAGCAGGGTCGGGGCGTCGAACACCCCGACGGCTCCGTCGAGTTCCTCGACGGCTACCTCACCGAGATCACCGACATCGTCGAGATCGAAGAGGAGCTACGCCGGGAGAAGGCCTTCACCGAGAGCGCGCTCGACGCCCAGCCCGACCTGTTCTACGTGTTCGCGCCCGACGGCGAGATGCTCCGGTGGAACGATCGGTTCAACGAGGCGACGGGCTACACCGACGAGAAGATCCGGTCGATGCACCCGATCGACTTCGTCGGGTCCGCGGACGTGCCCCGGATCCTCGACGCGATCGACCGGGTGACGACCGATCACGAGACGGGGTCGATCGAGGCCACGCTCGTGAACAAGGACGGTGACCGCGTCCCCTACGAGTTCACTGGCTCGCTGATCGAGGACATCGGCGAGTCGATCTACGACACCCGCGAACACGACGCCTACATCTGTGGCACCGGTCGGGACATCTCCCAGCGGATCACCGCGGAACGCGAACTCGAGGCGGCCATCGAGGAGCTCGAGCGCTCGAACGCCGAGCTCGAACGGTTCGCCTACGTCGCCTCTCACGACCTCAAAGAGCCCCTGCGGATGATCCGCAGCTATCTCGATCTGATTCGTCGCCGCTACGAGGGCGAACTCGACGACGACGCCGACGAGTTCATCACCTACGCCGTCGACGGTGCCGAGCGGATGCGAAAGATGATCGACGACCTGCTGACCTACTCGCGGATCGGGACCGACGACATCACCGCCCAGCGGGTCGATCCCAACGCCGTCCTCGACCGTGTCCTCGATTCCCTCGGGCTCGTCATCGAGGAAGCGGACGCCGAGATCACGGTCGAGGCGCTCCCGACCGTCGAGGGCGACGCTCAGCAACTCGGACAGCTCTTTCAGAACCTCGTCAGTAACGCCATCGCCTACTCCGGGGACTCCCGGCCGGAGATCCACGTCTCGGCGAGCGAGCACGACGACGGCTGGCAGTTCTCGGTCTCGGACAACGGCGTCGGGATCGATCCCGAGCAGGTCGACGAGGTCTTCGAGATCTTCTCGTCGGGGGCCGTCTCACAGAGCACCGGGATCGGTCTCGCCATCTGTAAGAAGATCGTTCGTCGACACGGCGGCGAGATCTGGGTGGAGTCCGAACCCGGCGTCGGTTCGACGTTTCATTTCACGATCCCGGAGAGCAAACCGATGATCTCGGACCAGGCCCCCGAAACGTCCGATCTGTGA
- a CDS encoding RidA family protein: protein MKRIISTSEAPEAIGAYSQATTAGDLLFTAGQIALTPEGEFLGEESVAVQTRQCLENIKAVLESEGLSTQHVLKTTVYLDDIDDFDEMNGAYGEYFADNPPARSAFEVGALPKGAAVEIEAIATTE, encoded by the coding sequence ATGAAGCGGATCATCAGCACCTCCGAGGCCCCCGAGGCGATCGGCGCGTACAGCCAGGCGACGACCGCGGGCGACCTGCTCTTTACGGCGGGGCAGATCGCGCTCACGCCCGAGGGCGAGTTCCTCGGCGAGGAGTCGGTCGCGGTCCAGACGCGCCAGTGTCTCGAGAACATCAAGGCGGTCCTCGAAAGCGAAGGGCTCTCGACCCAGCACGTCCTCAAGACGACGGTCTACCTCGACGACATCGACGACTTCGACGAGATGAACGGGGCCTACGGCGAGTACTTCGCCGATAACCCGCCCGCCAGAAGCGCGTTCGAGGTCGGCGCCCTCCCGAAGGGGGCGGCCGTTGAGATCGAGGCCATCGCCACGACCGAGTGA